A stretch of the Vanacampus margaritifer isolate UIUO_Vmar chromosome 6, RoL_Vmar_1.0, whole genome shotgun sequence genome encodes the following:
- the LOC144053527 gene encoding patatin-like phospholipase domain-containing protein 2 isoform X2 produces the protein MSSTKEKEWSISFAGCGFMGIYYLGASTCILERFPSLIRNASKIYGASAGALMAACLTTGVPLDKCCTDLMYMAKEARKHKLGPLHPSYNLLQLVKDSLLTALPPDAHLHASGKLCISLTRVSDGKNVLVSHFDSREELVQALLCSCFVPFYCGVIPPTFRDVHYVDGAASDNLPRCHQRSTITVSAYAGESDLCPRANTPSFHQVRFNNVSIQVNSENLYRVASTFFPPQPEAMAEICHNGWTDAFRFLQDNNLVDCEPPPMNLEALSPEPACCDLVEVPVKVLRSSEVHWWLNPQFIENLPVNIKKVLCTACRQAHPAGGFLSHMSELLPLKVPSSFLWIPSTMSLGPAISLAKRVLHWLPDVRRDLSWLYRVAGGFYKGVYKKDDDEDEGVSPRMRRCSSLPSELNLWATPTSHPASNQMDGYMPLTPPPTPTLKPELCDITS, from the exons ATGTCGAGCACGAAGGAGAAAGAGTGGAGTATCTCCTTCGCCGGCTGTGGTTTTATGGGTATTTATTACTTGGGCGCCAGTACTTGTATCCTGGAGCGGTTCCCTAGTCTCATCCGAAATGCATCCAAAATCTACGGGGCTTCGGCGGGGGCCCTGATGGCCGCGTGCCTAACCACGGGAGTCCCGCTGG ATAAATGCTGTACGGATTTGATGTACATGGCAAAGGAGGCCCGGAAGCACAAACTGGGCCCGCTTCATCCATCTTACAACTTGCTACAGCTGGTGAAGGACTCGCTGCTGACTGCCTTGCCACCCGACGCCCACCTGCACGCCTCTGGGAAGCTTTGCATCTCTCTGACGCGGGTGTCTGATGGCAAGAACGTCCTGGTGTCCCATTTTGATAGCCGAGAGGAGCTCGTTCAG GCACTTTTGTGCAGCTGTTTTGTCCCTTTCTACTGTGGAGTCATTCCTCCTACCTTTCGAGACGTG CACTACGTAGACGGCGCGGCCAGCGACAACCTGCCCCGCTGCCACCAGAGGAGCACCATCACCGTGTCGGCGTACGCTGGGGAAAGCGACCTCTGCCCTCGGGCGAACACGCCAAGCTTCCACCAGGTCCGCTTCAACAACGTCAGCATCCAGGTCAACTCAGAGAACTTGTACCGGGTGGCCAGCACCTTCTTCCCGCCACAGCCCGAG GCCATGGCTGAGATCTGCCACAACGGCTGGACGGATGCGTTCCGCTTCTTGCAAGACAACA ATCTTGTAGACTGTGAACCTCCCCCAATGAATTTGGAGGCACTTTCACCTGAACCAGCATGCTGTGATCTGGTTGAGGTGCCAGTGAAAGTTCTGCGGTCCAGTGAAGTGCACTGGTGGCTAAACCCGCAATTCATAGAAAACCTCCCAGTTAACATCAAAAAAG TGTTGTGCACGGCATGCAGACAAGCGCACCCTGCTGGCGGCTTCCTCTCTCACATGTCCGAGCTGCTTCCGCTCAAGGTGCCCTCCTCATTCCTGTGGATCCCCAGCACAATGTCCCTTGGACCAGCCATCTCACTGGCAAAAAG AGTGTTGCACTGGCTGCCGGACGTACGCCGGGACCTGAGCTGGCTCTATAGGGTGGCAGGAGGCTTCTACAAAGGTGTCTACAAAAaagatgatgacgaagatgaag GGGTGTCGCCGAGGATGCGAAGATGCTCCAGCCTGCCATCAGAACTGAACCTGTGGGCCACGCCCACGTCTCACCCAGCGTCCAATCAGATGGACGGATACATGCCACTCACTCCGCCCCCTACTCCCACCTTGAAGCCCGAGTTATGTGACATAACATCATGA
- the LOC144053527 gene encoding patatin-like phospholipase domain-containing protein 2 isoform X1, whose translation MSSTKEKEWSISFAGCGFMGIYYLGASTCILERFPSLIRNASKIYGASAGALMAACLTTGVPLDKCCTDLMYMAKEARKHKLGPLHPSYNLLQLVKDSLLTALPPDAHLHASGKLCISLTRVSDGKNVLVSHFDSREELVQALLCSCFVPFYCGVIPPTFRDVHYVDGAASDNLPRCHQRSTITVSAYAGESDLCPRANTPSFHQVRFNNVSIQVNSENLYRVASTFFPPQPEAMAEICHNGWTDAFRFLQDNNLVDCEPPPMNLEALSPEPACCDLVEVPVKVLRSSEVHWWLNPQFIENLPVNIKKVLCTACRQAHPAGGFLSHMSELLPLKVPSSFLWIPSTMSLGPAISLAKRVLHWLPDVRRDLSWLYRVAGGFYKGVYKKDDDEDEEVDEGVSPRMRRCSSLPSELNLWATPTSHPASNQMDGYMPLTPPPTPTLKPELCDITS comes from the exons ATGTCGAGCACGAAGGAGAAAGAGTGGAGTATCTCCTTCGCCGGCTGTGGTTTTATGGGTATTTATTACTTGGGCGCCAGTACTTGTATCCTGGAGCGGTTCCCTAGTCTCATCCGAAATGCATCCAAAATCTACGGGGCTTCGGCGGGGGCCCTGATGGCCGCGTGCCTAACCACGGGAGTCCCGCTGG ATAAATGCTGTACGGATTTGATGTACATGGCAAAGGAGGCCCGGAAGCACAAACTGGGCCCGCTTCATCCATCTTACAACTTGCTACAGCTGGTGAAGGACTCGCTGCTGACTGCCTTGCCACCCGACGCCCACCTGCACGCCTCTGGGAAGCTTTGCATCTCTCTGACGCGGGTGTCTGATGGCAAGAACGTCCTGGTGTCCCATTTTGATAGCCGAGAGGAGCTCGTTCAG GCACTTTTGTGCAGCTGTTTTGTCCCTTTCTACTGTGGAGTCATTCCTCCTACCTTTCGAGACGTG CACTACGTAGACGGCGCGGCCAGCGACAACCTGCCCCGCTGCCACCAGAGGAGCACCATCACCGTGTCGGCGTACGCTGGGGAAAGCGACCTCTGCCCTCGGGCGAACACGCCAAGCTTCCACCAGGTCCGCTTCAACAACGTCAGCATCCAGGTCAACTCAGAGAACTTGTACCGGGTGGCCAGCACCTTCTTCCCGCCACAGCCCGAG GCCATGGCTGAGATCTGCCACAACGGCTGGACGGATGCGTTCCGCTTCTTGCAAGACAACA ATCTTGTAGACTGTGAACCTCCCCCAATGAATTTGGAGGCACTTTCACCTGAACCAGCATGCTGTGATCTGGTTGAGGTGCCAGTGAAAGTTCTGCGGTCCAGTGAAGTGCACTGGTGGCTAAACCCGCAATTCATAGAAAACCTCCCAGTTAACATCAAAAAAG TGTTGTGCACGGCATGCAGACAAGCGCACCCTGCTGGCGGCTTCCTCTCTCACATGTCCGAGCTGCTTCCGCTCAAGGTGCCCTCCTCATTCCTGTGGATCCCCAGCACAATGTCCCTTGGACCAGCCATCTCACTGGCAAAAAG AGTGTTGCACTGGCTGCCGGACGTACGCCGGGACCTGAGCTGGCTCTATAGGGTGGCAGGAGGCTTCTACAAAGGTGTCTACAAAAaagatgatgacgaagatgaagaAGTGGATGAAGG GGTGTCGCCGAGGATGCGAAGATGCTCCAGCCTGCCATCAGAACTGAACCTGTGGGCCACGCCCACGTCTCACCCAGCGTCCAATCAGATGGACGGATACATGCCACTCACTCCGCCCCCTACTCCCACCTTGAAGCCCGAGTTATGTGACATAACATCATGA
- the LOC144053527 gene encoding patatin-like phospholipase domain-containing protein 2 isoform X3, with product MSSTKEKEWSISFAGCGFMGIYYLGASTCILERFPSLIRNASKIYGASAGALMAACLTTGVPLDKCCTDLMYMAKEARKHKLGPLHPSYNLLQLVKDSLLTALPPDAHLHASGKLCISLTRVSDGKNVLVSHFDSREELVQALLCSCFVPFYCGVIPPTFRDVHYVDGAASDNLPRCHQRSTITVSAYAGESDLCPRANTPSFHQVRFNNVSIQVNSENLYRVASTFFPPQPEAMAEICHNGWTDAFRFLQDNNLVDCEPPPMNLEALSPEPACCDLVEVPVKVLRSSEVHWWLNPQFIENLPVNIKKVLCTACRQAHPAGGFLSHMSELLPLKVPSSFLWIPSTMSLGPAISLAKRVLHWLPDVRRDLSWLYRVAGGFYKGCRRGCEDAPACHQN from the exons ATGTCGAGCACGAAGGAGAAAGAGTGGAGTATCTCCTTCGCCGGCTGTGGTTTTATGGGTATTTATTACTTGGGCGCCAGTACTTGTATCCTGGAGCGGTTCCCTAGTCTCATCCGAAATGCATCCAAAATCTACGGGGCTTCGGCGGGGGCCCTGATGGCCGCGTGCCTAACCACGGGAGTCCCGCTGG ATAAATGCTGTACGGATTTGATGTACATGGCAAAGGAGGCCCGGAAGCACAAACTGGGCCCGCTTCATCCATCTTACAACTTGCTACAGCTGGTGAAGGACTCGCTGCTGACTGCCTTGCCACCCGACGCCCACCTGCACGCCTCTGGGAAGCTTTGCATCTCTCTGACGCGGGTGTCTGATGGCAAGAACGTCCTGGTGTCCCATTTTGATAGCCGAGAGGAGCTCGTTCAG GCACTTTTGTGCAGCTGTTTTGTCCCTTTCTACTGTGGAGTCATTCCTCCTACCTTTCGAGACGTG CACTACGTAGACGGCGCGGCCAGCGACAACCTGCCCCGCTGCCACCAGAGGAGCACCATCACCGTGTCGGCGTACGCTGGGGAAAGCGACCTCTGCCCTCGGGCGAACACGCCAAGCTTCCACCAGGTCCGCTTCAACAACGTCAGCATCCAGGTCAACTCAGAGAACTTGTACCGGGTGGCCAGCACCTTCTTCCCGCCACAGCCCGAG GCCATGGCTGAGATCTGCCACAACGGCTGGACGGATGCGTTCCGCTTCTTGCAAGACAACA ATCTTGTAGACTGTGAACCTCCCCCAATGAATTTGGAGGCACTTTCACCTGAACCAGCATGCTGTGATCTGGTTGAGGTGCCAGTGAAAGTTCTGCGGTCCAGTGAAGTGCACTGGTGGCTAAACCCGCAATTCATAGAAAACCTCCCAGTTAACATCAAAAAAG TGTTGTGCACGGCATGCAGACAAGCGCACCCTGCTGGCGGCTTCCTCTCTCACATGTCCGAGCTGCTTCCGCTCAAGGTGCCCTCCTCATTCCTGTGGATCCCCAGCACAATGTCCCTTGGACCAGCCATCTCACTGGCAAAAAG AGTGTTGCACTGGCTGCCGGACGTACGCCGGGACCTGAGCTGGCTCTATAGGGTGGCAGGAGGCTTCTACAAAG GGTGTCGCCGAGGATGCGAAGATGCTCCAGCCTGCCATCAGAACTGA